In Ruminococcaceae bacterium BL-4, one DNA window encodes the following:
- a CDS encoding putative Protein CA_C1420 (Evidence 3 : Putative function from multiple computational evidences) → MSVLGAVIVPHPPIILPEIGKGEEKKIGKTIEAYRKVARMVADWNPDTVVITSPHAVLYADYFHISPGKKAEGDFLSFGAPNVKITADYDQLFVEELMKRARKAHLPAGIFGEQQPELDHATMIPLRFLQEAGVSCKVIRVGLSGLSALTHYRLGKCISETAEALHRKIVFVASGDLSHKLLESGPYGFSEDGPRFDHQVTEAMKTGDFLKFLEFPESFCESAAECGLRSFQIMAGGLDGLSVSPELLSYEGTFGVGYAVASFAVTGKDDSRHFDRFYEEQENQRITQKRQREDSYVRLARKSLETFVETGKRLSLQNLLTQLPEELRKKKAGAFVSIHQEGRLRGCIGTIEPIFPCLAEEIIHDAVSAGTADPRFSPVGKEELPSLEYSVDVLEKPEKISSPEELDVKKYGVIVSDGERRGLLLPNLEGVTSVKQQIKIAREKAGIGKKQSYSLERFKVVRHF, encoded by the coding sequence ATGTCAGTATTAGGGGCAGTGATTGTTCCGCATCCACCGATTATTCTGCCGGAGATTGGAAAAGGTGAAGAAAAGAAAATCGGTAAAACAATCGAAGCATATCGAAAAGTTGCCCGAATGGTGGCAGATTGGAATCCGGATACTGTGGTGATTACTTCACCGCATGCGGTGCTGTATGCGGATTACTTTCATATTTCTCCCGGTAAAAAAGCAGAGGGGGATTTTCTTTCATTTGGAGCACCAAATGTAAAAATCACAGCGGATTATGATCAGTTGTTTGTAGAAGAATTGATGAAAAGAGCCAGAAAGGCGCATCTACCGGCTGGAATTTTCGGAGAGCAACAACCAGAACTTGACCACGCAACAATGATTCCGTTGCGCTTTTTACAGGAAGCAGGAGTTTCTTGTAAAGTGATTCGAGTTGGCCTTTCAGGATTATCGGCGCTGACTCATTATCGCCTTGGAAAATGTATTTCTGAAACAGCGGAAGCATTGCATCGCAAAATTGTGTTTGTAGCAAGTGGGGACCTTTCTCATAAGCTTTTGGAGAGCGGTCCTTACGGATTCTCTGAAGATGGCCCGCGTTTTGATCATCAAGTAACAGAGGCAATGAAGACAGGAGACTTTTTAAAATTCCTGGAATTTCCGGAGTCTTTCTGCGAATCGGCGGCGGAGTGCGGACTGCGTTCTTTTCAGATTATGGCGGGAGGACTGGATGGCTTATCTGTTTCTCCAGAGTTGCTTTCTTATGAAGGAACTTTTGGAGTAGGCTATGCTGTAGCGAGTTTTGCAGTAACAGGAAAAGATGATTCCCGTCATTTTGATCGCTTTTATGAGGAGCAGGAAAACCAAAGAATTACGCAGAAAAGGCAGCGGGAAGATTCTTATGTGCGCTTGGCAAGAAAAAGTCTGGAGACTTTTGTTGAAACAGGAAAACGTTTGTCTTTGCAGAATCTTTTAACGCAGCTGCCGGAAGAACTGCGGAAAAAGAAAGCCGGTGCGTTTGTCTCGATTCATCAGGAAGGAAGACTGCGCGGCTGCATCGGAACCATTGAGCCGATTTTTCCTTGTTTGGCAGAGGAAATCATCCACGATGCTGTTTCGGCAGGAACTGCTGATCCAAGATTTTCGCCGGTCGGAAAAGAAGAACTGCCAAGTTTGGAATACAGTGTAGATGTACTGGAAAAGCCGGAAAAAATTTCGTCGCCCGAAGAGCTTGATGTGAAAAAATATGGGGTCATTGTTTCTGATGGAGAAAGGAGAGGGCTTCTGCTTCCAAATTTAGAGGGAGTGACTTCTGTAAAACAGCAAATTAAAATTGCACGGGAAAAAGCAGGTATCGGAAAAAAGCAGAGCTATTCGTTGGAACGCTTTAAGGTGGTGAGACATTTTTGA
- a CDS encoding Radical_SAM domain-containing protein, with translation MKKSCPICFHHCSLENGEIGFCHARKNQDGKIIPINYGKITSICLDPIEKKPLRQFYPGKKILSIGSFGCNLRCPFCQNYEISMAQETQCGQIFCTPTQLFRKAQELVPKGNIGLAYTYNEPLVGYEFVRNCAKKIHEGNLKNVLVTNGTICKEPLQELLPLIDAANVDLKAFTPQFYQKIAGNLEVVKETIRMMADHCHLEVTTLVIPGENDSIEEMKELSFWLSSVRRDIPLHITRFFPRYQFKNYPPTSVETIHRLCETAREFLEYVYPGNC, from the coding sequence TTGAAAAAAAGTTGTCCGATTTGTTTTCACCATTGTTCCTTGGAAAACGGGGAAATTGGGTTTTGCCATGCACGAAAGAATCAGGATGGAAAGATAATTCCGATTAATTATGGAAAAATCACCTCTATTTGTCTCGACCCAATTGAGAAGAAACCTTTGAGGCAATTTTATCCGGGAAAGAAAATCCTTTCGATCGGAAGTTTCGGCTGTAATCTTCGGTGTCCTTTCTGCCAGAACTATGAAATATCAATGGCGCAAGAGACACAGTGCGGACAGATTTTCTGTACACCGACACAGCTTTTCAGAAAAGCGCAGGAGTTGGTTCCGAAAGGAAATATTGGACTTGCCTATACCTATAATGAGCCTTTAGTCGGCTATGAATTTGTTCGAAACTGCGCTAAAAAAATTCATGAGGGAAATCTAAAAAATGTTTTGGTGACAAACGGAACGATTTGTAAAGAACCGCTGCAGGAGCTTTTGCCGCTGATTGATGCTGCCAATGTGGATTTAAAAGCGTTTACACCGCAGTTTTATCAAAAGATCGCCGGAAATTTGGAAGTGGTAAAAGAGACGATCCGAATGATGGCGGATCATTGTCATCTGGAGGTGACAACTCTGGTGATTCCAGGAGAAAACGACAGTATAGAAGAAATGAAAGAGCTGTCTTTCTGGCTTTCGTCTGTGCGGCGTGATATCCCGCTGCATATCACGCGCTTTTTTCCACGTTATCAGTTTAAAAATTATCCGCCGACGTCGGTCGAAACGATTCATCGGCTTTGTGAAACAGCACGAGAGTTTTTAGAGTATGTTTATCCCGGCAATTGCTAA